Proteins encoded in a region of the Acidobacteriota bacterium genome:
- the secE gene encoding preprotein translocase subunit SecE, whose translation MSETATLEKGKKKESVGEFIQHTREEMSRVSFPSSDEVRKTTIIVIIGVIFFAIFLYLIDIFWGYVLQGITWVFNQLIGA comes from the coding sequence GTGTCAGAAACAGCAACCCTGGAAAAGGGCAAGAAAAAAGAAAGCGTTGGCGAATTCATCCAACACACCCGCGAGGAAATGTCGCGGGTCAGCTTTCCCTCGAGCGATGAGGTCCGAAAGACGACGATCATCGTCATCATCGGGGTCATCTTTTTCGCCATTTTCCTTTATTTGATCGATATTTTCTGGGGCTACGTTCTCCAGGGCATAACCTGGGTGTTCAATCAGCTCATCGGTGCATAG
- the nusG gene encoding transcription termination/antitermination protein NusG → MKQWYFIHTYSGHENKVVESLAARVRDMELGDLITSILLPKKPVLDVRGGKEHVSEVLMYPGYVLVEIDCDEKGKVPDNVFHVIRATPKVTGFLGGKAPTPLSHEEVEQIIRHMEEAAEKPKPKFTYEVGEVVRIKSGPFASFTGKVEEVNEDKTTLKVSITIFGRSTPYELTFLEVEKVTFSEDE, encoded by the coding sequence ATGAAGCAGTGGTATTTTATCCACACTTATTCGGGGCATGAAAACAAAGTGGTCGAGAGCCTTGCGGCTCGCGTCCGCGATATGGAGCTTGGTGATTTGATCACCTCGATCCTTTTGCCCAAAAAGCCCGTGCTCGATGTTCGGGGTGGTAAGGAGCATGTCAGCGAGGTGCTGATGTACCCCGGATATGTACTTGTCGAGATCGATTGCGACGAAAAGGGCAAGGTTCCGGACAATGTGTTTCACGTTATTCGGGCAACGCCGAAGGTAACCGGCTTTCTTGGCGGCAAGGCCCCGACCCCGCTCAGCCACGAAGAGGTCGAGCAGATCATCCGCCACATGGAAGAGGCGGCGGAGAAGCCGAAACCGAAGTTTACCTACGAGGTCGGCGAGGTCGTCCGGATCAAGTCGGGCCCGTTCGCGAGCTTTACCGGTAAGGTCGAAGAGGTCAATGAGGACAAAACGACCCTCAAGGTCTCGATCACGATCTTCGGCCGTTCAACGCCTTACGAGCTTACTTTCCTCGAGGTTGAGAAGGTAACCTTCTCCGAGGACGAATAG